GCCACGGACAACTGACATGTGTCTATGCTAATACAGCTACATCTGTCAGCCACTTTCAACACCACTAGTCATGCAGTGCTGCTGCCTCTTGTGAGTGACCCAACAAGGTGAATGGAATAACACTAGGCTGACATTCTCTGATAGGTAGAACTCAGGAGTTTGTGATGAGCAACTTCTCCTCCTACCAGAGAGCACTCACATATGCAAATTCTACAAGGATCAGGCCTTGTCTCCTGTTGTATTGAATATGGATGTTAAACACTTCAGAGAAGATTGTTAGATGTTTTACACTTCAGCGCCAAAGGTATCAAGATAACActagtggtgagctggagccggttagCACCAGTTCacgtgaaccggttgttaaattctgaagcagttttagaaccggtggttaacccgcttccctgtagggggcgctgaggctttcaTGGGCTctggccgggaagtgatgtaattcctcctccggccgccgggggtgctgtgctgagggagccatgtgggctgcctcCTGGCCCTGCGCaggagccctggtgctgctgctgctcccccgacccctggccctggggctcccgctgctgcctggtgggttcccgtctgctctgctgggcctgggctgcgtcctgctgcttgGGCTGCTCCGAGCCGCTCTTCCCGTGaccacccaccaccctgcccgcagccagtccctgcctccagccacccccgcactccctgcccgcagccagcccctgcacctcctgccctgcctccagccacccctgcctgCAACCatgcccgcaccccctgcctccagctagccctgccccatgcctctgtctgcagctggccccacgtccactggtgccctgcagttcccaggagagtaaccctgcacacctgcttcaatgaggggggcagggagcagctgggacccacacatgtgcacatcctagggtgaccagacagcaagtgtgaaaaatcgggacgggggtggggggagggtaataggagcctatataagaaaaagaccccaaaatcaggactgtccctataaaatcgggacatctggtcaccctagcacacccccagggagtggtggggacccacatgtgaaacggagctcatttctagttcaggcccatttttttaaaaaagaactttaggcacggttaacatacatccgtattttcccagacaggtcaggctttttggttcttaaatcgctgttcgggaggaatttttaaattttaaaaattcctcctgggaaaatacagacgtatggtaaccctgttggtacaaaaaatacatactggggcacatcccttaaatcagaactttttatagggaaccggttgttaaaattttggcagctcatcactggataacACCCAGCTCTAGAGTTGATATAAAGGAGATGTAGAAGCATCTGGATTTGCTAGACCTATGTGAAGGAATAACTGAAAGAACAGCTGACCCAAGGGCCTCTTGATATGAACTAGCAGAGGACACAGTGGTACATAGGGGTACAGGGATTCATCAAAAGTAGTTATTTAAGGTCTCTGCTGAAAGcatgtgtcacactggtcatcataacCATTGTGAGATGTGTATATAGAAAATATGTGAGGAGTTAAATATAACATGGAGTTTACATGGAGTTAAATATAACTCCTCACATATTTTCTTTACACATCTCACAATGgttatgatgaccagtgtgacacatgCTTAATTTCTAGCATGTATAATGTTCTTGAGGCCTTATAGTCAAAGGTGGATCTCTCTCAAAGGTAGTATGCCTGGAGACAAATTTCATCATTGTGTCCTGTGCATCTTACAATAGAAGTCTATCTGCATACTGAGTCAAAAGTTAATGAAGAGTTTGAGGAGACTTCAGAtggaaattaacaggaagaggtaaacagcagggGCGATAATTATTTTGAGGTGAAGTTCAAAGGTCTGGTTTGGCATCTCTGTGGGTACAGAGAGACACCCAGTCTGTGAAGACAAGCTGCCAGCAGGCTTGAACTTACAGAGGGGGAACTCAATCAACTTGGTTGAAACTCCTGGAAAAAGATCCTGGGGTAAGCTTTCCTGCAGAAAATAAGGGACTGTCCTGTGAGTTAAGTTTAGagtctagaaagcatgttatgattttgttttatttgtaaccatattTTTCCAGTATTCTTTCTTTCTGTCATTtgtatctctgttctttgataataaacttttttgttttctctataaATATAGCTGTGTGCTAAGCAGAGTGACGATCCTTCGTTAAAACTAGTAAACTGGCATACACTGTTCCTTTGAGAGTAGTGAATCTGTGAGTTCTGCAAGTGTTGAGTGGATCCAGGGCTGTGTATTCCAGAAGGAATGCTTGGAGGGCTCggggttggtgtgtgcctatcGCTAACCTGTACAGAAAGAGTGAGGTCTGCATGGGCCTGGAAGGTAGTGTTTGTGTTGCAGAGGCTGGAGGAGTAGGGGAGCTGATCCACAACAGGCACAGACAAGATTCCCTCACTCTTAGGGCAAGTGGTAACAAGGTGCCTCCCAATCCTGGGTACCCCAGGAAGTGTCACATTAACTATAGCCCGATGTGAGATAGGTAGGAAGAAGGAAATTCTTTGAAGAACTTTCTAGAGCTATGACCTCATCCTTGGCTGAGGGTGTTTGCCCTCCAGGTGCCATGGGATTCCACTGGGCTCTCCTCTGCTCCTGGATACCCAATAGTGAAATGCTGTCATCCATATTTGGCTGGCCAGGAGGTTGCCCTCTACCCCCTGTCAGAGAGGGACCCAACAACTCTGATCCACACATTCATTACCTTTAACTATTGGACCATCTATTGCACTGTATCTGGGATTAAAGATGGGGGCCACCAAGAACCTCCAgcttgttaaggaaaagttagcacatgtgactccattttggtttggggcccaccattgtttaaatgccagcacatcatacatcaggaggagtaatccttagatattgaatccctgtgaaaatcctcctccttgtctccagcctgccttgtttcccagtatctggtttttgtcagtctctaactccctgtctcttggccttgatgtgaggcctcccatcctgataataaaagttactgatgcatggctttaggaccatgctgtgtaattaacatactggtatagcacgaggaatgcaccaagcagggataggtggtagataagacaagggtttgtttattggctaaggtttccgatgcacgagggcaacatgctttgctaaaaggtatataacctttgtataatctgcattcagggtcccctcctggctagcaggggggcaccacgctcgagcgtaataaacttagtgtcttttgggaactctgcagttgtggactttgtttctgtgcctcagcctagattcgaactgtgcgtgacctatcaggtataattcgcagcactggtgtgcgtgtcctatcaggtataattcgcagcatttgtgtgcgtgtcctatcaggtgtaattcgtagcacttgtgtgcgtgtcctaccaggtgtaattcgtagcacttgtgtgcgtgtcctaccaggtgtaattcatagcacttgtgtgcgtgtcctacaaggtgtaattcgtaacagttttggcgaccacgaagggactctaggctcgccccaacaagcgagactacactcctcctctcggacagctccagccggcacaaggtgagttcacctttgagaactccgaggaggggggggtgtgagccgtcgcttaggcgataaggtggcacattttgtgttcttttggtagcccattatgggttctgggcagagtgtaagtaaggggacccctttagCTGAAATTCTCGAAAATTGGGGGAATATctctggcacccatgggttaggcagaaaaaaagctgttattttatgtaaggttgagtggccagcactaacaactcaaacatctgttgaatggccaccggatgggtcctttgctggggatacattaacaACGCTTAGAAgaaggctggaggacaaagctccagcccaaatggattattggtatgtatgggacaactgggcttatgcgcgtgcgaaaggacgtcctctttcctcctccttttcctatctatctcaggggtcttcagccccactctgtgctatgcctgtttcttctcctccccggcctgtttctgcccctcccccggcttaccctcggctttctgacttatgcctatCATCTCCTTGCTCACCACCCCCCTGCCCGTGCGGGCCCACCATTGACCCACCGGTTACTCTGCAAGCTCCCCTCATTCAGCAACCCCTTGTTACTCATAATACGGACGGAAGTGAACGGTTTGCTTTTCCCTATGTTCACCGCCCTTTTGGCCCAGGCGATTTAGTAACATGGCAACAGCAGATGCCTCGCCTGCGTGACGATCCAGAGAAGGTTCTGCAAACCATTCGGTCTGTATTTACCGCATTTAATCCTAcatggggagatgtccaggtaatcctgGACACACTTTTTACCCCTGACGAAAAATATTCCATTCTGGATGCTAATaggcgctgggcaggggaggatagTACCCGGACTTCTTGGCCCCTGACTGATCCCAATTGGAATCCTAATGTGCCTACTCAAATGGGCCTTTTAAAGGCAGGTAGAAACGGCCTTTTAGAAGCTGTACGTAAAGCTGGTAGTAAAACGGCTAACTGGTCTAAAATTCGTGAATGTCAGCAAGAGCTTACTGAGCACCCCTCCGCCTTTTTGGCCCGGTTGTCCAAGCAAGTTCGTGTATATGGGGGCGGTATAAaccctgaggcagaggaaaaccGTCCTATGatggtctccttttatgttgatcaggcagcatcagatataaaaaaatatttttctaagcatGTGCCCGATTGGCCAGGAAAACCCCTCCAGGAGGTTGTCCGCCTGGCCACCTTTGTGTTTAACGGCAGGGACGAGGAAAAAGCACGGGAAAAACGTaaacagaagaaggaggaggtaagTATGTTAGCTGCTGCCTTGCAGGCTCCTTCGGGAA
This genomic window from Eretmochelys imbricata isolate rEreImb1 chromosome 3, rEreImb1.hap1, whole genome shotgun sequence contains:
- the LOC144262573 gene encoding uncharacterized protein LOC144262573, which gives rise to MDYWYVWDNWAYARAKGRPLSSSFSYLSQGSSAPLCAMPVSSPPRPVSAPPPAYPRLSDLCLSSPCSPPPCPCGPTIDPPVTLQAPLIQQPLVTHNTDGSERFAFPYVHRPFGPGDLVTWQQQMPRLRDDPEKVLQTIRSVFTAFNPTWGDVQVILDTLFTPDEKYSILDANRRWAGEDSTRTSWPLTDPNWNPNVPTQMGLLKAGRNGLLEAVRKAGSKTANWSKIRECQQELTEHPSAFLARLSKQVRVYGGGINPEAEENRPMMVSFYVDQAASDIKKYFSKHVPDWPGKPLQEVVRLATFVFNGRDEEKAREKRKQKKEELQVKVPGFTIATSSWQQNPHLTLASQQTSHFTNEHYSQPMD